CCGCCGCGTCCTGCGCGCGGGACGCGGCCGCAACGCCGAGCCACCCGGCCGCCGCGAAGATTCCGATGAACACTCCCATTTTCGTCACGGTTCTTCTCCTCCTGCTCGTGTCTGCGCTATCCGCCCGTCGGGCGTTCCGGTGGCTCGCGGTCGCTCAGGATCGAAAGGTACGCCTTCCACGGGCCGACCGCCGCCCGATACTCCTTCGCCATCGTGCGGGCGATCTGCCCCACGTGATCGAGATCGTGGACCGTCCACGTCGCCAGGAGCTGGCCGAGCGTGACCGTTCCCAGCTCCGGATGCGTTCCCGTTCGCTCGAGATCCGCCGGAGTCAGGTTCATCGCCCGCAGCGCGCCGAGGCTCTCCCGTCGCGCAGTCTCGAAACGGGCGAGCAGCTCGGCGAGAGTCGTTCCCCGGCTCTCGGCGAATTGCGCTTC
This sequence is a window from Thermoanaerobaculia bacterium. Protein-coding genes within it:
- a CDS encoding DinB family protein: EAQFAESRGTTLAELLARFETARRESLGALRAMNLTPADLERTGTHPELGTVTLGQLLATWTVHDLDHVGQIARTMAKEYRAAVGPWKAYLSILSDREPPERPTGG